One window from the genome of Magnolia sinica isolate HGM2019 chromosome 4, MsV1, whole genome shotgun sequence encodes:
- the LOC131243768 gene encoding aspartic proteinase PCS1-like: MASLLLLLPLLLFFHSPLSYSNPIILPLKTQKIPSSSIPKPPNKLFFHHNVSLTISLSVGTPPQPVTLVLDTGSELSWLRCWKSPKYPSFSPLASSSYSTLPCSSSTCKTRTRDFPIPPSCDSKNLCHVSLSYADASSTEGSLAMDTFRIGDSTRPGTIFGCMNTDFSSSPQEDSQNAGMLGMNRGSLSFISQLGFPKFSYCISGRDSSGVLVLGDSDLPSLTPLNYTPLIQISIPLPYFDRVAYSVQLEGIRVSNKLLPLPKSVYEPDHTGAGQTMVDSGTQFTFLLGPVYTALKNEFANQTSRVLRVLNEPGFVFQGAMDLCFKIPVAERVPDLPAVVLMFRGAEISVSGERLLYRVEGEMRGVDAVWCFAFGNSDLVPMEAYVIGHHQQRDMWVDYDLQESRVGFGPAKCEVAAQKLGVGV; the protein is encoded by the coding sequence atggcttctcttcttcttcttcttcctctccttctcttctttcaCTCTCCCCTGTCTTACTCAAATCCCATCATTCTACCCCTAAAAACCCAAAAAATCCCATCTTCGTCCATCCCAAAACCCCCCAACAAGCTCTTCTTCCACCACAACGTCTCTCTCACCATCTCCCTTTCCGTCGGTACCCCTCCTCAGCCCGTCACCCTCGTTCTTGACACTGGCAGCGAGCTCTCCTGGCTCCGATGCTGGAAATCCCCAAAATACCCCTCCTTCTCCCCCCTCGCCTCCTCTTCCTATTCTACCCTTCCCTGCTCCTCCTCCACCTGCAAGACCCGAACCCGCGATTTCCCAATCCCCCCTTCCTGCGACTCCAAGAATCTCTGTCACGTGTCCCTCTCCTACGCCGACGCGTCATCCACCGAAGGCAGCCTCGCCATGGACACCTTCCGGATCGGCGACTCAACCCGACCAGGGACGATTTTCGGCTGCATGAACACGGATTTCAGCAGCTCGCCTCAGGAAGACTCGCAAAATGCCGGCATGCTGGGCATGAACAGAGGGTCTCTGTCCTTCATTTCCCAGCTGGGTTTTCCGAAATTCTCCTACTGCATATCGGGTCGCGACTCGTCCGGCGTGTTGGTGCTCGGCGACTCGGACCTTCCGTCGTTGACTCCACTCAACTACACTCCTCTGATACAGATATCGATTCCGCTCCCGTATTTCGACCGAGTAGCGTACTCTGTCCAGCTAGAAGGGATTCGGGTCTCCAACAAGCTGCTGCCGCTGCCCAAGTCGGTATACGAACCCGATCACACTGGGGCGGGTCAGACCATGGTCGACTCCGGGACCCAGTTCACCTTCCTTCTCGGGCCGGTCTACACGGCGCTGAAGAACGAGTTCGCGAATCAGACGAGCCGGGTTCTTCGGGTCTTGAACGAACCGGGTTTTGTGTTCCAAGGAGCAATGGATTTATGCTTTAAAATTCCGGTAGCGGAACGCGTGCCGGATTTGCCGGCGGTGGTTCTGATGTTTCGGGGGGCCGAAATATCCGTATCGGGCGAACGGTTGCTGTATCGGGTTGAAGGGGAGATGAGAGGCGTTGATGCGGTTTGGTGCTTCGCGTTTGGGAATTCGGATCTGGTGCCGATGGAGGCGTACGTTATCGGGCACCACCAGCAGCGGGATATGTGGGTGGACTACGATTTGCAGGAGTCCCGCGTCGGGTTTGGGCCCGCAAAGTGTGAGGTGGCGGCCCAGAAGCTGGGGGTGGGGGTgtag